One region of Bradyrhizobium betae genomic DNA includes:
- a CDS encoding enoyl-CoA hydratase/isomerase family protein, with protein sequence MTDTTAVITEKRGQAFWITINRPEKRNALNGDVIAGITKGYRDAHDDKDVRVIVLTGAGDKAFCAGADLQNSGAAFAMDHSKPNVDYADLLRLSQNATKPAIARVGGVCMAGGMGLLCMTDMAIAADHVIFGLPEVKVGVFPMQVLSLLQNIAPPRLVNEWALTGEPFDAKAAQAAGLLNYVVPAAELDARVDWLIGRIVDKSPTAIRRGKYAMRAIAAMSFDESIAYTESQIALLAMTEDAKEGLKAFGEKRKPVWTGR encoded by the coding sequence ATGACCGACACCACAGCCGTCATCACCGAGAAGCGCGGGCAGGCGTTCTGGATCACCATCAACCGGCCCGAGAAACGCAACGCGTTGAACGGCGACGTGATCGCCGGCATCACCAAAGGCTATCGCGACGCGCATGACGACAAGGACGTCCGCGTCATCGTGCTGACGGGCGCGGGCGACAAGGCGTTCTGCGCGGGCGCCGATCTGCAGAATTCCGGCGCCGCTTTCGCGATGGACCATTCCAAACCAAATGTCGACTATGCCGATCTGTTACGTTTGTCACAGAACGCCACGAAACCGGCGATTGCGCGGGTCGGCGGCGTCTGCATGGCCGGCGGCATGGGCTTGCTCTGCATGACCGACATGGCGATCGCGGCCGATCACGTCATCTTCGGCTTGCCAGAGGTGAAGGTCGGCGTGTTCCCGATGCAGGTGCTGAGCCTGTTGCAGAACATCGCGCCGCCGCGGCTCGTCAACGAATGGGCGCTCACCGGCGAGCCGTTCGATGCCAAGGCCGCGCAAGCCGCGGGCCTGCTCAACTACGTCGTGCCTGCCGCCGAGCTGGATGCCAGGGTCGACTGGCTGATCGGCCGCATCGTCGACAAGTCCCCGACCGCGATCCGCCGCGGCAAGTACGCCATGCGCGCCATCGCCGCGATGTCGTTCGACGAGAGCATCGCCTACACCGAAAGCCAGATCGCGCTGCTCGCGATGACCGAGGACGCGAAAGAGGGGCTGAAGGCGTTCGGCGAAAAGCGCAAGCCGGTCTGGACGGGGAGGTGA
- a CDS encoding GlcG/HbpS family heme-binding protein has product MADLTLDAARKILDAAFAKATELKLKPLVVTILDARGVLKLAAAQDGTSLMRAEIAHGKAYGALAMGMGSRALYQRAQEQAYFIDAVNTIAKGALVPVPGGVLILDGITLLGAVGVSGDTSDNDEACAVAGIQAAGLKANAG; this is encoded by the coding sequence ATGGCTGACCTCACACTCGACGCCGCCCGCAAGATCCTCGACGCCGCCTTCGCAAAAGCCACCGAATTGAAGCTCAAGCCGCTGGTCGTCACCATCCTCGACGCGCGCGGCGTGCTCAAGCTCGCCGCCGCGCAGGACGGCACCAGCCTGATGCGTGCGGAGATCGCGCACGGCAAGGCCTATGGCGCGCTCGCCATGGGCATGGGCTCGCGCGCGCTCTATCAGCGCGCCCAGGAGCAGGCCTATTTCATCGACGCCGTGAACACGATTGCGAAAGGCGCGCTGGTGCCGGTCCCCGGCGGCGTGCTGATCCTGGACGGCATCACGCTGCTCGGCGCCGTCGGCGTCTCCGGCGACACTTCCGACAATGACGAGGCCTGCGCAGTGGCAGGCATCCAGGCGGCGGGACTGAAGGCCAACGCGGGCTGA
- a CDS encoding FAD-binding and (Fe-S)-binding domain-containing protein — translation MAAEVAGKSQESAQMDGLAARLAREISGDVLFDPFSRGRYATDASFYQIVPAGVVVPRSMDEALRTLAIAREKGLKVTPRGGGTSQCGQTVNDGLVVDLSKHLNRILSLDVESRTCVVEPGIVLDDLNRQLKKHGLWFPVDVSTASRATIGGMAGNNSCGGRSLRYGTMRDNTLSMEAALADGTLSRFGEVSRDLSEIDASDSARSLFRDMLDLGTREADEIAARFPQVQRRVGGYNLDALVPRNAPNNMAHLLVGSEGTLAFTTKVELKLWPVIRNKALGICHFGSFYEAMDAAQHLVKLKPIAVELVDRTMLALGRDIAMFRPIISAAIKGDPDAVLVVEFAEEDQADNLMRLKQLGELMGDLGFGWNNDKRKWGGVVEITEPALQGGIADFRAAGLNVMMSMKQEGKPVSFVEDCAVPLPHLADYTARLNEVFAKHGTSGTMYAHASEGCLHVRPVLNLKLEKDVKAMRAIAEEAFAMVREYKGSHSGEHGDGLVRSEFHEAMFGERLVADFREVKQRFDPGGVLNPGKIVDAPKMDDRSLFRFKPGYRVTELKTKLDWSAYPGAGGGFQGAVEMCNNNGACRKLEGGVMCPSYRATRNEKDVTRGRANTLRLAISGQLGAGALSSDEMMETLKLCVSCKACRHECPTGVDMAKMKIEVLAARAASHGLTLRDRLVGYLPHYAGLASRFAPLANLRNRSPLLRKLFERFAGISARRALPAFRSDVFVAPAASVGPQTGREVVLFADTFNRIYERENLDAALRVLNAGGYRVHLPKPTNGGRPLCCGRTFLSAGLVDEARSELDRLVSAFAPFAARGVPIVGLEPSCLLTLRDELASLRKDDDARAVGAHALTFEEFLVREAEAGRLQLPLGAIADKAVVHGHCHQKSFGAFKPVEQVLRLVPGLEVETIESSCCGMAGAFGYGADTYDASIEMAELSLLPAVRRAGEATLVVADGTSCRHQIHDGTKREALHVARVLAMSLDRATTQSTPPAAKEPSHG, via the coding sequence ATGGCGGCTGAAGTGGCCGGAAAATCACAGGAATCGGCCCAAATGGACGGCCTGGCGGCACGGCTGGCCCGGGAGATTTCGGGCGACGTCCTGTTCGACCCGTTCAGCCGCGGCCGCTACGCCACCGACGCCTCGTTCTACCAGATCGTGCCGGCCGGCGTGGTGGTGCCGCGCAGCATGGACGAGGCGCTGCGGACGCTCGCGATTGCCCGCGAAAAGGGACTGAAAGTCACCCCGCGCGGCGGTGGCACCTCGCAATGCGGCCAGACCGTCAACGACGGTCTCGTGGTCGATCTGTCGAAGCACCTCAACCGCATCCTGTCGCTCGACGTCGAAAGCCGGACCTGCGTGGTCGAGCCCGGCATCGTGCTCGACGACCTCAACCGCCAGCTCAAAAAGCACGGCCTGTGGTTTCCGGTCGACGTTTCCACGGCCTCGCGCGCCACCATCGGCGGCATGGCCGGCAACAATTCCTGCGGCGGCCGCAGCCTGCGCTACGGCACCATGCGCGACAACACGCTGTCGATGGAGGCGGCCCTTGCCGACGGCACGCTCAGCCGCTTCGGTGAGGTCTCCCGCGATCTCTCCGAGATCGACGCAAGCGACAGCGCACGGTCCCTGTTCCGCGATATGCTCGATCTCGGCACGCGCGAGGCCGACGAAATCGCCGCGCGCTTCCCACAGGTGCAGCGCCGGGTCGGCGGCTACAATCTGGATGCGCTGGTACCGCGCAATGCGCCCAACAACATGGCGCATCTGCTGGTCGGCTCCGAAGGCACGCTGGCCTTCACCACCAAGGTCGAGCTGAAGCTGTGGCCCGTCATCCGCAACAAGGCGCTCGGCATTTGCCATTTCGGCAGTTTCTATGAGGCGATGGACGCGGCCCAGCACCTGGTCAAGCTGAAGCCGATCGCGGTCGAGCTGGTCGACCGCACCATGCTCGCGCTCGGCCGCGACATCGCGATGTTCCGCCCCATCATCTCCGCAGCGATCAAGGGCGATCCGGATGCCGTGCTGGTCGTGGAGTTCGCGGAAGAAGACCAGGCCGACAATCTCATGCGCCTCAAGCAGCTCGGCGAGCTGATGGGCGATCTCGGTTTCGGCTGGAATAACGACAAGCGCAAATGGGGCGGCGTGGTGGAGATCACCGAGCCCGCGCTTCAGGGTGGCATTGCCGATTTCCGCGCCGCCGGCCTCAACGTCATGATGTCGATGAAGCAGGAGGGCAAGCCGGTCTCCTTCGTCGAGGACTGCGCCGTGCCGCTGCCCCATCTCGCCGACTACACCGCGCGGCTGAACGAAGTGTTTGCCAAACACGGCACCAGCGGCACGATGTATGCCCATGCCTCCGAGGGCTGTCTGCACGTGCGTCCCGTTCTGAACCTGAAGCTGGAGAAGGACGTCAAGGCGATGCGCGCCATTGCCGAAGAAGCCTTCGCGATGGTGCGCGAGTACAAGGGCTCGCATTCCGGCGAGCATGGCGACGGCCTGGTGCGCTCGGAATTCCACGAAGCCATGTTCGGCGAACGTCTCGTTGCCGACTTCAGGGAAGTGAAGCAGCGCTTCGATCCCGGCGGCGTCCTCAACCCCGGCAAGATCGTCGACGCGCCCAAAATGGACGACCGCTCGCTGTTCCGCTTCAAGCCCGGCTATCGCGTCACTGAGCTGAAGACGAAGCTCGACTGGTCCGCCTACCCCGGCGCCGGCGGCGGCTTCCAGGGCGCGGTCGAGATGTGCAACAACAACGGCGCCTGCCGCAAGCTCGAGGGCGGCGTGATGTGCCCGTCCTACCGCGCAACGCGCAACGAGAAGGACGTCACGCGCGGCCGCGCCAACACGCTGCGGCTCGCCATCTCCGGCCAGCTCGGCGCAGGCGCGCTCTCCTCCGACGAGATGATGGAGACGCTGAAACTCTGCGTCTCCTGCAAGGCCTGCCGCCACGAATGCCCGACCGGCGTCGACATGGCCAAGATGAAGATCGAGGTGCTGGCGGCACGCGCCGCCTCCCACGGGCTGACGCTGCGCGATCGGCTGGTCGGCTACCTCCCGCATTATGCCGGCCTTGCCTCGCGCTTCGCGCCGCTGGCGAATTTGCGCAACCGCAGCCCGCTGCTGCGAAAGCTGTTCGAGCGCTTCGCCGGCATCAGCGCACGCCGCGCCCTGCCCGCCTTCCGCAGCGACGTTTTCGTGGCGCCGGCCGCCAGCGTCGGTCCACAGACCGGCCGCGAAGTCGTGCTGTTCGCCGACACTTTCAACCGCATCTACGAGCGCGAGAATCTCGACGCCGCGCTGCGCGTGCTTAACGCCGGCGGCTATCGCGTGCATTTGCCGAAGCCCACGAACGGCGGCCGCCCACTGTGTTGCGGCCGCACCTTCCTCTCCGCCGGCCTCGTCGACGAAGCCAGGTCGGAGCTCGATCGCCTGGTGTCCGCCTTCGCGCCCTTCGCCGCACGCGGCGTGCCGATCGTCGGCCTCGAGCCGAGCTGTCTCCTGACGCTGCGCGACGAGCTCGCCTCGCTGCGCAAGGACGACGACGCCAGGGCCGTCGGCGCCCACGCGCTGACCTTCGAGGAGTTTCTGGTGCGCGAGGCCGAGGCCGGCCGGCTGCAACTGCCGCTCGGCGCCATCGCCGACAAGGCCGTGGTGCACGGTCATTGCCATCAAAAATCCTTCGGCGCCTTCAAGCCGGTCGAGCAGGTGCTACGCCTCGTCCCTGGCCTTGAGGTCGAGACCATCGAGTCGAGCTGCTGCGGCATGGCCGGCGCCTTCGGCTATGGCGCGGACACCTATGACGCCTCGATCGAGATGGCCGAGCTGTCGCTGCTCCCCGCCGTGCGGCGTGCAGGTGAGGCAACGCTTGTCGTCGCCGACGGCACCTCCTGCCGGCACCAGATCCACGATGGTACCAAGCGCGAGGCGCTTCACGTCGCGCGCGTGCTGGCGATGAGCCTCGATCGCGCAACAACCCAATCCACCCCTCCCGCCGCAAAGGAACCCAGCCATGGCTGA
- a CDS encoding pyridoxal-phosphate-dependent aminotransferase family protein, which produces MTVHSGRHFLQIPGPTNVPDRVLRAMDMPTLDHRGPEFAELGFGVLAAMQRVFRTKQPVIIFPSSGTGAWEAAMVNVFAPGDKVLMCETGQFAVLWRGIAEKFKIDVDFIPSDWRHGADLAEIEKRLTADKQHAIKAVCVVHNETSTGCVTPPLEVRKLLDRVKHPALLMVDTISGLGSMEYEHDAWGVDVSVAGSQKGLMLPPGLSFNAVSEKALAVAKANPGMRSYWDWQEVITFNKLGTFPYTPATNLLYGLREAVKMLEEEGLENVWTRHKRHSAATRAAVKVWGLETQCADPAAHSPALTGVRVPDGHDADAFRKVVLENFDMSLGTGLNKVKGKVFRIGHIGHFNDLMLMGTLAGVEMGLDLAKIPHRSGGVLAAMDVLKGRDVVPMTKAQVA; this is translated from the coding sequence ATGACCGTGCATAGTGGAAGGCATTTCCTACAGATTCCAGGACCGACCAATGTGCCGGACCGCGTGCTGCGGGCGATGGACATGCCGACGCTGGACCATCGCGGTCCGGAATTCGCCGAGCTCGGTTTCGGCGTGCTGGCCGCGATGCAGCGGGTGTTCCGCACCAAGCAGCCCGTGATCATCTTCCCTTCGTCCGGGACCGGTGCCTGGGAAGCGGCGATGGTCAACGTGTTCGCGCCCGGCGACAAGGTCTTGATGTGCGAGACCGGCCAGTTCGCCGTGCTGTGGCGCGGCATCGCCGAGAAATTCAAGATCGACGTCGATTTCATCCCGAGCGACTGGCGCCACGGCGCCGACCTCGCCGAGATCGAGAAGCGCCTGACCGCCGACAAGCAGCACGCGATCAAGGCGGTCTGCGTCGTGCACAACGAAACCTCGACCGGCTGCGTGACGCCGCCGCTGGAGGTGCGCAAGCTGCTCGACCGCGTCAAGCATCCGGCGCTGCTGATGGTCGACACCATCTCCGGCCTGGGCTCGATGGAATATGAGCATGACGCCTGGGGCGTCGACGTCTCGGTCGCCGGCTCGCAGAAGGGCCTGATGCTGCCGCCCGGCCTCAGCTTCAACGCTGTCTCGGAGAAGGCGCTCGCGGTGGCGAAGGCCAATCCCGGCATGCGTTCCTATTGGGACTGGCAGGAGGTCATCACCTTCAACAAGCTCGGCACCTTCCCCTACACGCCCGCCACCAACCTGCTCTACGGCCTGCGCGAAGCGGTCAAGATGCTGGAGGAGGAGGGGCTGGAGAACGTCTGGACCCGTCACAAGCGCCACAGCGCCGCGACGCGCGCGGCGGTCAAGGTCTGGGGCCTGGAGACGCAATGTGCCGATCCCGCCGCACATTCGCCGGCGCTGACCGGCGTGCGCGTGCCTGACGGACACGACGCCGACGCCTTCCGCAAGGTGGTGCTGGAAAACTTCGACATGTCGCTCGGCACCGGGCTGAACAAGGTCAAGGGCAAGGTGTTCCGCATCGGCCATATCGGCCATTTCAACGATCTGATGCTGATGGGCACGCTCGCCGGCGTCGAGATGGGCCTGGATCTTGCAAAGATTCCGCACCGGAGCGGCGGCGTGCTGGCTGCCATGGACGTCCTGAAGGGACGCGATGTGGTGCCGATGACCAAAGCCCAGGTCGCCTGA
- a CDS encoding enoyl-CoA hydratase/isomerase family protein — protein MNAPTTTNEDLLYSVTDGIARITFNRPQARNAMTFAMYDRMAEICTEINADRSIKALILTGAGDKAFASGTDISQFRAFKTAQDALDYEARIDRVLGTLEQCRVPVIAAIAGACTGGGAGIAACCDLRIGTETTRMGFPIARTLGNCLSMSNISRVVALVGPARTKDMIFRARLVEAPEALALGLLTEIVPDVETLQRRADETAKLVASHAPLTLEATKEAVRRIRRTLSREEGEDLILKAYMSEDFREGMDAFLNKRTPNWKGK, from the coding sequence ATGAACGCACCGACGACGACCAACGAAGACCTGCTCTACTCCGTCACGGACGGCATCGCGCGGATCACCTTCAACCGCCCCCAGGCGCGCAACGCCATGACCTTCGCCATGTATGACCGCATGGCGGAGATCTGCACCGAGATCAACGCCGACCGTTCGATCAAGGCGCTGATCCTGACCGGCGCCGGGGACAAGGCATTTGCCTCCGGCACCGACATTTCCCAGTTTCGTGCCTTCAAGACCGCGCAGGACGCCCTCGACTACGAGGCCCGCATCGACCGCGTGCTCGGCACGCTCGAGCAATGCCGCGTGCCCGTGATCGCGGCGATCGCGGGAGCCTGCACCGGCGGCGGCGCCGGCATTGCGGCCTGCTGCGATCTCCGCATCGGCACCGAGACGACGCGGATGGGCTTTCCGATCGCGCGCACGCTCGGCAACTGCCTGTCGATGTCCAACATCAGCCGCGTCGTCGCGCTGGTCGGTCCCGCCCGCACTAAAGACATGATCTTTAGGGCGCGCCTGGTCGAGGCGCCCGAGGCGCTGGCGCTCGGCCTGCTCACCGAAATCGTGCCCGACGTCGAGACGCTGCAGCGCCGCGCCGACGAAACCGCCAAGCTGGTCGCGAGCCACGCGCCGCTGACGCTGGAAGCCACCAAGGAAGCGGTGCGCCGCATCCGCCGCACGCTGTCGCGCGAGGAAGGCGAGGACCTGATCCTCAAGGCCTATATGAGCGAAGATTTCCGCGAGGGCATGGACGCTTTCCTCAACAAGCGCACGCCGAACTGGAAGGGCAAGTAG
- a CDS encoding prepilin peptidase: MVAAVVTSLLIAPGADGLLGAYLATLMLAIASNDARCYLIPNELTAAAFGLAFLHAAAITPDAGASSMLWMVFRASAVALPLLLLSVFYHHWRGREGLGLGDVKLAAVAGAWLELPTAAAVIELAALSAIAAYIAAAAMRRRPMRATAFLPFGLFMAPAIWIGWLSERLLLRWAYPWPG; the protein is encoded by the coding sequence GTGGTTGCGGCCGTCGTCACAAGTCTTCTGATCGCGCCGGGCGCAGACGGGCTGCTGGGTGCATATCTCGCAACGTTGATGCTGGCCATCGCCTCTAACGATGCCCGTTGCTACCTCATTCCAAACGAACTGACCGCCGCGGCCTTCGGACTCGCTTTTCTGCACGCAGCAGCAATCACTCCCGATGCTGGTGCATCATCCATGCTCTGGATGGTCTTCCGCGCCTCTGCGGTAGCTCTGCCGTTGTTGCTTCTCTCGGTGTTCTATCACCATTGGCGAGGCCGGGAGGGATTGGGGCTTGGGGACGTCAAGCTTGCCGCGGTTGCCGGTGCCTGGCTCGAACTCCCGACAGCGGCTGCGGTGATCGAGTTGGCAGCGCTTTCAGCGATTGCCGCCTATATCGCAGCAGCGGCAATGCGCAGGCGACCAATGCGGGCGACGGCATTCCTGCCGTTCGGACTCTTCATGGCGCCGGCAATCTGGATCGGCTGGCTAAGCGAACGTTTGCTGCTGCGTTGGGCATATCCCTGGCCCGGCTGA
- a CDS encoding Bug family tripartite tricarboxylate transporter substrate binding protein, with amino-acid sequence MKAAITLAAALCGTPAFAAWEPTKPVEIVVAAGAGGASDQMARMMQAAIQKNNLMKQPIVVSLKGGASGAEALMYMKSSEGDPNKVLIAYSLIYMLPLSAKIPFNWRELTPVSVIALDQFVLWDNSAGPKTVKEFVAAAKAASAPFKMGGTGSKREDHVLTVFLEQKTGAKFSYLPYKSGGEAATQLVGNHTEANVNNPSENLEVWRAGQVRPLCVFDKERISYTTKVTDTQSWADIPTCKEEGVDVQYLMLRAMFLPGKVTPEQQAFYVELFHKVTQTAEYKDYMEKQALKPIFLTGKDMVQFLEEDDAVNKSLMTEAGFVAK; translated from the coding sequence ATGAAGGCCGCGATCACGCTGGCCGCCGCGCTTTGCGGCACGCCGGCCTTTGCCGCTTGGGAGCCGACCAAACCGGTCGAGATCGTGGTGGCGGCGGGCGCGGGTGGCGCCTCCGACCAGATGGCGCGGATGATGCAGGCCGCGATCCAGAAGAACAATTTGATGAAGCAGCCGATCGTCGTCTCGCTCAAGGGCGGGGCTTCGGGCGCGGAAGCGCTGATGTACATGAAGTCCAGCGAGGGCGATCCGAACAAGGTGCTGATCGCCTATTCGCTGATCTACATGCTGCCGCTGTCGGCGAAGATCCCGTTCAACTGGCGTGAGCTGACCCCGGTCTCGGTGATCGCGCTCGACCAGTTCGTGCTGTGGGACAACAGCGCGGGTCCCAAGACCGTGAAGGAATTCGTCGCGGCGGCGAAGGCGGCGAGCGCGCCGTTCAAGATGGGCGGCACCGGCTCCAAGCGTGAAGATCACGTGCTCACCGTCTTCCTCGAGCAGAAGACCGGCGCGAAATTCTCCTATCTGCCCTACAAGTCCGGCGGCGAGGCCGCGACCCAGCTCGTCGGCAACCACACCGAAGCCAACGTCAACAATCCATCCGAAAATCTCGAAGTCTGGCGCGCCGGCCAGGTGCGGCCGCTCTGCGTCTTCGACAAGGAACGGATCTCCTACACCACCAAGGTGACGGACACGCAGTCCTGGGCCGACATCCCGACCTGCAAGGAGGAGGGCGTCGACGTCCAGTATCTGATGCTGCGCGCGATGTTCCTGCCCGGCAAGGTCACGCCGGAGCAGCAGGCGTTCTATGTCGAGCTGTTCCACAAGGTGACCCAGACCGCCGAGTACAAGGACTACATGGAAAAGCAGGCGTTGAAGCCGATCTTCCTCACCGGCAAGGACATGGTGCAATTCCTCGAGGAGGATGATGCCGTCAACAAGTCGCTGATGACGGAAGCGGGTTTCGTCGCGAAGTAA
- a CDS encoding tripartite tricarboxylate transporter TctB family protein → MSQTDLEIVVDDPTAPEEDSPSVVSSGTIEIFVCILLFALAATLGYDNWRTGASWDSTGPEPGYFPFYLSVILGGGSLYGLIAALVAHRKAAETFVTRAQARRVMAVFVPTLLFCLVTQFLGLYVASFLLIASFMRVIGKIAPWKSLLTAFVFTAIMFVTFDIAFDVIMPKGPLEAAFGH, encoded by the coding sequence ATGTCCCAAACCGATCTTGAAATCGTCGTCGACGATCCGACCGCGCCTGAAGAGGATTCACCCTCCGTCGTCTCCTCCGGCACGATCGAGATATTCGTCTGCATCCTCTTGTTCGCGCTGGCCGCAACGCTCGGCTACGACAATTGGCGCACCGGCGCCTCCTGGGATTCGACCGGGCCCGAGCCCGGCTATTTCCCGTTCTATCTCTCCGTCATCCTCGGCGGCGGCAGTCTCTACGGCCTGATCGCGGCGCTGGTCGCGCACCGCAAGGCGGCTGAGACTTTCGTCACGCGCGCGCAGGCGCGCCGCGTGATGGCGGTGTTCGTGCCGACGCTGCTGTTCTGCCTGGTGACGCAGTTCCTCGGCCTCTATGTCGCGAGCTTCCTGCTGATTGCGAGCTTCATGCGCGTGATCGGCAAGATCGCGCCGTGGAAGTCCCTGCTCACCGCCTTCGTGTTCACGGCGATCATGTTCGTCACCTTCGACATCGCCTTCGACGTCATCATGCCGAAAGGGCCGCTCGAAGCGGCCTTCGGCCACTAG
- a CDS encoding tripartite tricarboxylate transporter permease produces the protein MEAFGLLLHGFAVLLTWKTLVLMMVGLVLGVFVGVLPGLGGPNGVAILLPLTFTMDPTSAIVMLSCIYWGALFGGAITSILFNIPGEAWSVATTFDGYPMAQQGRAAEALTAAFTSSFIGSLVAVLLITFLAPMISSFALKFGPPEFFAVYLLTFCSFVGLGREAKHKTVISMSLGLLLAGIGMDTVSGNLRMTFGSSELLRGINFLVAVIGLFGISEILLTMEERLALRGHAASISLRVVLGVWKDLPKYWVTLLRSSFIGCWLGITPGGAIAASFMGYNLAKRFSKDPESFGKGRIEGVFAPETAAHASGTAALLPMLALGIPGSGTAAILLGGLMVWGLNPGPLLFVEHKDFVWGLIASMYLGNVVGLVLVLTTVPIFASILRVPFAAVAPMIVVSCAIGAYAIQNAMFDIWLMLGFGVVGYVFKKIGIPLAPFTLALVLGNRAEDAFRLSMIGSGGTLKVFWSNGLVGSITTLAIVLLFWPVIDGLLARVGLTQRAKPASG, from the coding sequence ATGGAAGCTTTCGGTCTCCTGCTCCACGGCTTCGCCGTCCTGCTGACGTGGAAGACGCTGGTGCTGATGATGGTCGGGCTGGTGCTCGGCGTCTTCGTCGGCGTGCTGCCGGGCCTCGGCGGCCCCAATGGCGTTGCTATCCTGCTGCCGCTCACCTTCACGATGGATCCGACTTCGGCGATCGTGATGCTGTCCTGCATCTACTGGGGGGCGCTGTTCGGCGGCGCGATCACCTCGATCCTGTTCAATATTCCCGGTGAAGCCTGGTCGGTCGCTACAACGTTCGACGGCTATCCGATGGCGCAGCAGGGCAGGGCGGCGGAGGCGCTGACCGCGGCGTTCACGTCCTCCTTCATCGGCTCGCTGGTCGCGGTGCTCCTGATCACCTTCCTTGCGCCGATGATCTCGTCCTTTGCGCTGAAGTTCGGCCCGCCCGAGTTCTTTGCGGTGTATCTGTTGACCTTCTGCTCCTTCGTTGGTCTCGGGCGCGAGGCCAAGCACAAGACGGTCATCTCGATGTCGCTCGGGCTCCTGCTCGCGGGTATCGGCATGGACACGGTGTCGGGCAATCTGCGCATGACCTTCGGCTCGTCCGAGCTCTTGCGCGGCATCAACTTCCTCGTCGCCGTCATCGGCCTGTTCGGCATCAGCGAGATCCTGCTGACGATGGAGGAGCGTCTGGCGCTGCGGGGACATGCGGCGAGCATCTCGCTCCGCGTCGTGCTCGGCGTCTGGAAGGACCTGCCGAAATACTGGGTGACGCTGCTGCGCTCCTCCTTCATCGGCTGCTGGCTCGGCATCACCCCGGGCGGCGCGATCGCGGCGTCGTTCATGGGATATAATCTCGCCAAGCGCTTTTCGAAGGATCCCGAGAGTTTTGGCAAGGGGCGCATCGAGGGCGTGTTCGCACCGGAGACGGCGGCGCATGCCTCCGGTACCGCCGCGCTGCTGCCGATGCTGGCGCTCGGCATCCCCGGCTCCGGCACCGCCGCCATCCTGCTCGGCGGCCTGATGGTGTGGGGGCTCAATCCGGGCCCGCTGCTGTTCGTCGAGCACAAGGATTTCGTCTGGGGGCTGATCGCCTCGATGTATCTCGGCAACGTCGTCGGCCTCGTGCTGGTGCTGACGACGGTGCCGATCTTCGCCTCGATCCTGCGCGTGCCGTTCGCGGCGGTGGCGCCGATGATCGTGGTGTCCTGTGCGATCGGCGCCTACGCGATCCAGAACGCGATGTTCGACATCTGGCTGATGCTGGGCTTCGGTGTCGTCGGCTACGTCTTCAAGAAGATCGGCATTCCGCTCGCGCCGTTCACGCTGGCGCTCGTGCTCGGCAACCGAGCCGAGGATGCCTTCCGCCTCTCGATGATCGGCTCCGGCGGGACTCTGAAGGTGTTCTGGTCGAACGGCCTGGTCGGCTCCATTACAACCCTGGCGATTGTGCTGCTGTTCTGGCCGGTGATCGATGGTTTGCTCGCCCGCGTCGGCTTGACGCAGCGGGCCAAACCCGCGTCGGGTTAG